DNA sequence from the Stenotrophomonas oahuensis genome:
CTCCGGGATGCCCGGACGGTGTACCAGGTGAGCCGGGCGGGGCGGCGAGGCCACCATCCGCTGTGACGCTCGGGTCTGCAGCATCTTCGCTGGCTCCAGGACCTGACGCTGACCCCGCTGCAGCTCGATTGGCGAGCGCATCCGCCAAGAAGGATGGCGGTGCTTTCAGATCAGTATCTTTGTTCTCACTCTGAACCTCGCCGCTCGGCTGTACGTTCTGGCTTTCTTCCTCAGCCTTCTTCTCCTTTACCCACTTCCACGCTACAACGCCAAAGATGCAGAGGAAGACCAGCACGATCATGGCGAGCGCCATGATCCTCAGCTTTCCACCCATGCCACCGCCAGATTTCAGCGGGGGGATATCTTGTTCGTCAATTTCGTTCTGCATCACTTACCTCGAAATACTCTGAGAATCCCGCTCTTGGTCGAGCCCGTGTCATCACTCGGGGCATCATCGGCAGAATCGACGGCTTTGTTGATGACACACGACTCAGCCTTCCCATACCTGACCGAAAAACGCTTTGCTGTCTGGAACAGGATCATGGTTCGGCTGTCAGCGATGCCGTCACCTTCCTGGCCGCCCATTCGGTAGTTGACCATCGCCTCTTGGCCATCAGGCAAGAATGCCTGCACCGTCGGAAGCGATTGGCCGGCACGGAAGCGCATGTAGGTGAATCTGCCATCGTCCCAAACGCTAACCGGATTAATCTGCTTGTTGCGACGGCAGGCGACGTACTGCGTATTGCTCAACTGCACGGAGCTATTAAGCGCGGTGCGGATGGATTGGGTGGCGTCCTGCACTTTCTGCTCGGCTACCTTAAGGACCGGGTCGTCGGGATACATGAAAACGACAAAGAGCGTCATTTCATGGTCGGGCAGCCGTTCCTTCGGGATCACATCCACCACGAACTGGTACGGACGCTTGTTGGTGACGATGGCCAGGTTCGTTCGACCGTCAATCTCCTTGGGCTTGATAAAGACATGGTTGCCATTGGGTGCAATCTCCCATGCCATCGAGTCGCCAGCGGCAACATCCAGTACCTGTTCATCAGCGCCGAGCTGGATATGGGTTGAGTATCCCAGCGCCTGTTTGATGGTGACGATGGCGAGCGGGTTGTATTCGACAATCTTTACACGGGGGTCGAATCGTGACGTGGACTCACGCTGGTATCGATCAAGGCTGGCGGCAGGGGCTGCCGACAGGTGCAGTGGTACAGAGCACAGGATGCCGACCGCCATCGCCAGAATCTTGGTACGACTCATTGGCGCGGCGCTCCGCCGGAGCCCGGCTGCACGGTAGTGCCGACCACCGATTCATCCACGTTGTAGGAGCTAACGGTAAAGCCCATCGGGTTCCTGAGGCGCGCGCCCAGGGTCATGTTCTTGGTCAGGTACGAGAACTCGACGGTGGCAATAAAGCTCGCGGGCCGGGGCGCGCTGGGAACGCCCTTGACGAAGCGCTTGTAATGGACCTGAGCCGCACCCTGGCTCATACGGACTACGCCAGTAATCTCGATATCGACCACGCCTTTCGGGTAGAGCGCAAGGGGGCTCAGGCGGTTGGCTTCGGGATCAATCCATCGCATGTACTCATCCAGGACGGGGCCAGTCGACATAAGCTCCACCTGTTCGTAGTTGTATCCAACCTGTGCATCACTGAACTCTTCACGCGAGCGGACGTACTGCGC
Encoded proteins:
- a CDS encoding TrbG/VirB9 family P-type conjugative transfer protein produces the protein MSRTKILAMAVGILCSVPLHLSAAPAASLDRYQRESTSRFDPRVKIVEYNPLAIVTIKQALGYSTHIQLGADEQVLDVAAGDSMAWEIAPNGNHVFIKPKEIDGRTNLAIVTNKRPYQFVVDVIPKERLPDHEMTLFVVFMYPDDPVLKVAEQKVQDATQSIRTALNSSVQLSNTQYVACRRNKQINPVSVWDDGRFTYMRFRAGQSLPTVQAFLPDGQEAMVNYRMGGQEGDGIADSRTMILFQTAKRFSVRYGKAESCVINKAVDSADDAPSDDTGSTKSGILRVFRGK
- a CDS encoding type IV secretion system protein, whose translation is MTDQNTPPSSLGDEVSLDAYSRSLLEDAKRFDTNALERADRMVKRMSLMTLGFCGVTVAAVIVAIVATMDVREVQPYVLIKDENAGTVTELVKVEPQEWTQGTALDAAYLAQYVRSREEFSDAQVGYNYEQVELMSTGPVLDEYMRWIDPEANRLSPLALYPKGVVDIEITGVVRMSQGAAQVHYKRFVKGVPSAPRPASFIATVEFSYLTKNMTLGARLRNPMGFTVSSYNVDESVVGTTVQPGSGGAPRQ